One segment of Candidatus Latescibacterota bacterium DNA contains the following:
- a CDS encoding redox-sensing transcriptional repressor Rex — protein MDRRGGISEATVRRLSNYFRILEDLEREGVETVSSDTLADRYGTTSAQVRKDFSSFGSFGRRGLGYQVRGLRDSIGQILGIDRGWRLVLVGAGNLGHALFHYEEFRRQNFTIVAIFDSNPDLAGSNWSGVPILPMEEMRRVVEERDAAIGVIAVPAAAGQDVADRLVAAGVKAILNFAPVKLKEPESVFIRNVNLSIALESLSYSLSKHSKLKPL, from the coding sequence ATGGACCGTCGCGGGGGCATCAGCGAAGCCACCGTGCGGCGGCTGTCGAACTACTTCCGCATCCTCGAGGATCTGGAGCGCGAGGGCGTGGAGACGGTCTCCAGCGACACCCTGGCCGACCGCTACGGCACCACCAGCGCCCAGGTCCGCAAGGACTTCTCCAGCTTCGGCAGCTTCGGGCGCCGCGGCCTGGGTTACCAGGTGCGTGGGCTGCGCGACAGCATCGGCCAGATCCTCGGCATCGACCGCGGCTGGCGCCTGGTGCTGGTGGGCGCGGGCAACCTGGGGCACGCGCTCTTTCACTACGAGGAGTTCCGGCGGCAGAACTTCACGATCGTGGCGATCTTCGACAGCAATCCCGACCTCGCCGGCAGCAACTGGAGCGGCGTGCCGATCCTGCCCATGGAAGAGATGCGGCGCGTCGTGGAGGAGCGGGACGCGGCCATCGGGGTGATCGCCGTGCCGGCCGCCGCGGGTCAGGACGTGGCCGACCGGCTGGTCGCCGCGGGCGTGAAGGCCATCCTGAACTTCGCGCCGGTCAAGCTGAAGGAGCCGGAGAGCGTGTTCATCCGGAACGTCAACCTGTCCATCGCCCTCGAGAGCCTCAGCTACTCCCTCAGCAAGCACTCCAAGCTCAAGCCGCTCTAG
- the gyrA gene encoding DNA gyrase subunit A has product MASGERIITVDIEREMKRSYLAYSMSVIISRAIPDARDGLKPVQRRILTAMNDLNLRPGRPYRKSAKITGDTTGNYHPHGTVAVYDAMVRMAQEFSLRYPLVDGQGNFGSIDGDSAAAERYTEARMTPVAADMMRDLDKETVDLVPNYDDSRQMPSVLPSVVPNLLMNGTSGIAVGMATNIPPHNLGELVDGMFALMDDPEIGVDDLIEHVQGPDFPTGGIIHGREGIREAYRTGRGRILVRGRAEIVPEYKRGRDAIVITEIPYQVNKSALIEKIAELVRAEKIRGIADLRDESDREGLRVVIELRKDAASQVILNQLFKQTQLQQAFNANMLALVGLQPKQCGLKDLMAEFLRHREDVIVRRTRYDLRKAEERAHILQGLLIAVENIDEVVQIIKSSEDTEEARTRLMERFTLSELQANAILDMRLARLTGLERSKLEAEYEELQRAIERYKAILSDRNLVLDLIRDELGEIREKYADKRRTEIAHSLDDFEAEDLIAAEDMVITISHHGYTKRTPLDTYRRQRRGGRGVKGMDSREEDFVEQVMVASTLDTLLVFTNLGRVYQLKVWELPLGGRTSRGKALVNLLGLRSEEQPRDFVRVQDFEEQDRWVLMASHEGMVKRTPLADFATRRRDGIIAQGLREGDTLTRAGLVSPGQEVLIAKTGGRSLRVACDLLRPMGRSARGVRGVTLRGAGDMVADTVILRGQEYLLTITENGFGKRTAVADYPVKGRGGLGVIDIKTNKRNGPVVAALGVDDEDEIILITRGGVMIRQAVSGISTVGRNTQGVKIVALDEGDKVVSVALIPRDRDDDGEVDGPVGPDDSSDNGVDDGGAEPEGEDA; this is encoded by the coding sequence ATGGCATCGGGTGAGCGGATCATCACGGTCGACATCGAACGGGAGATGAAGCGGTCGTACCTGGCCTACTCCATGTCGGTCATCATCTCCCGCGCGATCCCGGACGCGCGCGACGGCCTGAAGCCCGTGCAGCGGCGCATCCTCACGGCCATGAACGACCTCAACCTCCGCCCCGGCCGGCCCTACCGCAAGAGCGCCAAGATCACCGGCGACACCACCGGCAACTACCACCCGCACGGCACGGTGGCGGTCTACGACGCCATGGTGCGCATGGCGCAGGAGTTCAGCCTGCGCTACCCGCTGGTGGACGGCCAGGGCAACTTCGGCTCCATCGACGGCGACTCCGCCGCGGCCGAGCGGTACACCGAGGCGCGCATGACGCCCGTGGCCGCCGACATGATGCGCGACCTGGACAAGGAGACCGTCGACCTCGTCCCCAACTACGACGACAGCCGCCAGATGCCCTCGGTGCTGCCCTCCGTGGTGCCGAACCTGCTCATGAACGGCACCAGCGGCATCGCGGTGGGCATGGCCACCAACATCCCGCCGCACAACCTCGGCGAGCTGGTGGACGGCATGTTCGCCCTCATGGACGACCCCGAGATCGGCGTGGACGATCTCATCGAGCACGTCCAGGGGCCGGACTTCCCCACGGGCGGGATCATCCACGGGCGCGAGGGCATCCGCGAGGCCTACCGCACCGGCCGCGGGCGCATCCTGGTGCGTGGGCGTGCCGAGATCGTGCCCGAGTACAAGCGCGGGCGCGACGCGATCGTCATCACCGAGATCCCCTACCAGGTGAACAAGTCGGCGCTGATCGAGAAGATCGCCGAGCTGGTGCGGGCGGAGAAGATCCGCGGCATCGCGGACCTGCGCGACGAGTCCGACCGCGAGGGTCTGCGCGTGGTGATCGAGCTGCGCAAGGACGCGGCCAGCCAGGTCATCCTCAACCAGCTCTTCAAGCAGACGCAGCTCCAGCAGGCGTTCAACGCCAACATGCTGGCGCTGGTGGGGCTGCAGCCGAAGCAGTGCGGGCTCAAGGACCTCATGGCCGAGTTCCTGCGCCACCGCGAGGACGTGATCGTCCGCCGCACGCGCTACGATCTGCGCAAGGCCGAGGAGCGCGCGCACATCCTGCAGGGCCTGCTCATCGCCGTCGAGAACATCGACGAGGTCGTGCAGATCATCAAGTCCAGCGAGGACACCGAGGAGGCCCGCACCCGCCTCATGGAGCGCTTCACGCTCAGCGAGCTGCAGGCCAACGCGATCCTCGACATGCGCCTCGCCCGCCTCACCGGCCTCGAGCGCAGCAAGCTGGAGGCCGAGTACGAGGAGCTGCAGCGGGCCATCGAGCGCTACAAGGCGATCCTCTCGGATCGAAACCTGGTGCTCGATCTCATCCGCGACGAGCTCGGCGAGATCCGCGAGAAGTACGCGGACAAGCGCCGCACGGAGATCGCCCACAGCCTGGACGACTTCGAGGCCGAGGATCTCATCGCCGCCGAGGACATGGTCATCACGATCAGCCACCACGGCTACACCAAGCGCACGCCGCTGGACACCTACCGCCGCCAGCGCCGCGGCGGCCGCGGCGTGAAGGGCATGGACTCGCGCGAGGAAGACTTCGTCGAGCAGGTGATGGTGGCCTCGACCCTGGACACGCTGCTCGTCTTCACGAATCTGGGCCGCGTCTATCAGCTGAAGGTCTGGGAGCTGCCGCTGGGCGGACGCACCAGCCGCGGCAAGGCGCTGGTCAACCTGCTGGGTCTGCGCTCCGAGGAGCAGCCGCGCGACTTCGTCCGCGTGCAGGACTTCGAGGAGCAGGACCGCTGGGTGCTGATGGCCAGCCACGAGGGCATGGTCAAGCGCACGCCGCTGGCGGACTTCGCCACGCGGCGGCGCGACGGGATCATCGCCCAGGGCCTGCGCGAGGGCGACACGCTCACACGCGCCGGCCTGGTCAGCCCGGGCCAGGAAGTGCTGATCGCCAAGACCGGCGGCCGGAGCCTCCGCGTCGCCTGCGACCTGCTGCGTCCCATGGGCCGCAGCGCGCGCGGCGTGCGCGGGGTGACCCTGCGCGGCGCGGGCGACATGGTGGCCGACACGGTCATCCTGCGCGGGCAGGAGTACCTGCTCACCATCACCGAGAACGGCTTCGGCAAGCGCACCGCGGTGGCCGACTACCCGGTGAAGGGCCGTGGTGGGCTGGGCGTCATCGACATCAAGACGAACAAGCGCAACGGTCCCGTGGTGGCGGCGCTCGGCGTGGACGACGAGGACGAGATCATCCTCATCACCCGCGGCGGCGTGATGATCCGCCAGGCCGTGAGCGGGATCAGCACCGTGGGGCGCAACACGCAGGGCGTGAAGATCGTAGCCCTGGACGAAGGCGACAAGGTGGTCTCGGTGGCGCTCATCCCGCGCGACCGCGACGACGACGGCGAGGTCGATGGCCCGGTCGGCCCGGACGACAGCAGCGACAACGGCGTCGACGACGGCGGCGCCGAGCCCGAGGGAGAGGACGCGTGA
- a CDS encoding SRPBCC domain-containing protein, which translates to MSGFFIQLLGTREGWPAGMTEDETRAMEAHYVYLRALVWQRRCLFAGPVMATPPFGLVLLDVDGEAAARAIMDAEPSVVAGVHTYTLTPMVPSLLAGRQRFAALPGARAIVREVDVPVPRAEAWRAWTTPEGLASFFCPRVKMELRVGGPFEILFNAEVPEGESGSEGCTVLAHEPERMLAISWNAPPQFPSIRRQRTQVVLTFSDAPAGCHVRLSNHGYGVGEDWDAVFAYFERAWGFVMDNFAKTMAGG; encoded by the coding sequence GTGAGCGGCTTCTTCATCCAGCTCCTGGGCACCCGCGAGGGCTGGCCCGCAGGCATGACCGAAGACGAGACCCGCGCCATGGAGGCGCACTACGTCTACCTGCGCGCGCTCGTGTGGCAGAGGCGCTGCCTCTTCGCGGGGCCGGTCATGGCGACGCCGCCCTTCGGCCTGGTGCTGCTGGACGTGGATGGCGAGGCCGCCGCCCGCGCGATCATGGACGCGGAACCGTCGGTGGTGGCGGGCGTGCACACCTACACGCTCACGCCCATGGTGCCCTCGCTCCTGGCGGGACGGCAGCGCTTCGCCGCCCTGCCGGGGGCGAGGGCCATCGTGCGCGAGGTGGACGTGCCCGTCCCCCGCGCCGAGGCCTGGCGCGCCTGGACGACCCCCGAGGGCCTGGCGAGCTTCTTCTGCCCGCGCGTGAAGATGGAGCTGCGCGTCGGCGGGCCCTTCGAGATCCTCTTCAACGCAGAAGTGCCAGAGGGTGAATCCGGTTCAGAGGGATGCACCGTGCTGGCCCACGAGCCCGAGCGCATGCTGGCGATCAGCTGGAATGCGCCGCCGCAGTTTCCGTCGATCCGCAGGCAGCGCACGCAGGTCGTGCTCACCTTCAGCGACGCGCCCGCCGGCTGCCACGTGCGCCTCAGCAATCACGGCTACGGCGTCGGCGAGGACTGGGACGCGGTCTTCGCCTACTTCGAGCGCGCGTGGGGCTTCGTCATGGACAACTTCGCCAAGACGATGGCCGGCGGCTAG
- a CDS encoding HAD family phosphatase translates to MTPGPRYRVLAVDLDGTLISNVHDPEHPVSAANLEALRELRAAGTRIVISTGRSEGAARSVLGRCGDPQLAASDLILHNGALMVDGATGATLRELRLDRGDAARTLDSYRAHGLTPFLFTSRARGGACVVEGEPRAENVALVRYLAARERDHDGELLHVDSLTPWLEDAPLALASIDHPARIAPAREAMEALDLAGSRVAVLGLVGRGSTGPAQFLEVFQREVSKERAFAVWCALRDVPLAETAAIGDGRNDLELIQEVGLGIAMGNGAADLRAAADHVAPPHDQDGLAEAIHRYLLA, encoded by the coding sequence ATGACCCCCGGACCCCGCTACCGGGTGCTGGCCGTGGACCTGGACGGCACCCTGATCAGCAACGTGCACGACCCCGAGCACCCGGTGAGCGCGGCCAACCTGGAGGCCCTGCGCGAACTGCGGGCCGCCGGCACGCGCATCGTGATCTCCACGGGGCGCAGCGAGGGCGCGGCGCGGAGCGTCCTCGGCCGCTGCGGCGATCCTCAGCTGGCGGCCAGCGACCTCATCCTCCACAACGGCGCGCTCATGGTGGACGGCGCCACGGGCGCCACGCTTCGCGAGCTGCGCCTGGACCGCGGCGACGCGGCCCGCACCCTCGACAGCTACCGCGCCCACGGCCTCACGCCCTTCCTCTTCACCTCCCGGGCGCGGGGCGGCGCCTGCGTGGTGGAGGGCGAACCCCGCGCCGAGAACGTCGCCCTCGTCCGGTACCTGGCCGCCCGCGAGCGCGACCACGACGGCGAGCTGCTCCACGTGGACAGCCTGACCCCCTGGCTCGAGGACGCCCCCCTCGCCCTGGCCAGCATCGATCACCCCGCCCGCATCGCCCCGGCTCGCGAGGCCATGGAGGCGCTGGACCTGGCCGGCAGCCGTGTGGCCGTGCTGGGGCTCGTCGGCCGCGGCTCCACCGGGCCGGCCCAGTTCCTCGAGGTCTTCCAGCGCGAGGTGTCCAAGGAGCGGGCCTTCGCCGTCTGGTGCGCGCTGCGCGACGTGCCCCTGGCCGAGACCGCCGCCATCGGCGACGGGCGCAACGACCTGGAGCTGATCCAGGAGGTGGGGCTCGGCATCGCCATGGGCAACGGCGCCGCCGACCTGCGCGCGGCGGCCGACCACGTGGCCCCGCCCCACGACCAGGACGGCCTCGCCGAGGCCATCCACCGCTATCTGCTGGCCTGA
- a CDS encoding DinB family protein, with amino-acid sequence MHTPDGLRDLHARTHRNLADLIAHCRGLEAGALDRVLEGFGDGTVRLQIHHAITAERYWVGVIHGRVDVREDQNDYPDLDALESLRQEVFTFTDGYLAGVAPDALNSARDMTTWGGKVHSLVPAQIVLRTATHIYHHMGQLAAMCRLLGLPVSQGVNYPIVD; translated from the coding sequence ATGCACACGCCCGACGGCCTCCGCGATCTTCACGCGCGCACGCATCGCAATCTCGCCGATCTGATCGCGCACTGCCGCGGGCTCGAGGCCGGCGCGCTCGACCGCGTCCTCGAGGGCTTCGGCGACGGCACCGTGCGCCTGCAGATCCACCATGCCATCACCGCCGAGCGCTACTGGGTGGGTGTGATCCACGGGCGTGTGGACGTACGCGAGGACCAGAACGACTACCCCGACCTCGACGCGCTCGAGTCGCTGCGGCAGGAGGTCTTCACCTTCACCGATGGCTACCTCGCGGGAGTCGCGCCCGACGCGCTCAACTCGGCACGCGACATGACCACCTGGGGCGGCAAGGTGCACTCGCTGGTGCCGGCGCAGATCGTGTTGCGCACGGCGACGCACATCTACCACCACATGGGCCAGCTCGCCGCCATGTGCCGGCTGCTGGGACTCCCGGTCTCGCAGGGCGTGAACTACCCGATCGTGGACTAG
- a CDS encoding YncE family protein: MKAWLHTLAMVLVLVAFAGCSQDNAPTAPDGSDAPDALASRNFGHHDGHHGNGGEAVVANRGSGTISVIDARTLDVETYDLPAGDNPPEPMYVVQVGQRVFVGDRANSRVVAFSKGDYDVIGTVPAGQGVFHMWADGLGRQLWVSNDVDNTMTVIDPHSLTVLATVPLPADLVAMGGKPHDVVLPFWGLSAYVTMLGFAEGGYVVKFDTHTFEETARAAVGGDPHLSVARQRPWLYVPCQDTNEVRVLNRFTLEQETALDIPGAHGAGMRNDGQYFYTTNISGGGDDAIWTIRTRTNTLVGSPVDSPYGVPHNLALSTNGKQFFLTHSGGASDKVTVYRTHGSNPVPDYVGEVTVGLNPFGLAFVK, translated from the coding sequence ATGAAAGCCTGGCTGCACACCCTCGCGATGGTGCTGGTCCTCGTCGCATTCGCCGGCTGCTCGCAGGACAACGCACCCACTGCTCCGGACGGCAGCGACGCGCCGGATGCGCTGGCCTCGCGCAACTTCGGTCACCACGACGGCCACCACGGCAACGGCGGCGAGGCCGTCGTCGCCAATCGCGGCTCCGGCACGATCTCCGTGATCGACGCCCGCACCCTGGACGTCGAGACCTACGACCTGCCCGCCGGCGACAACCCGCCCGAGCCCATGTACGTGGTGCAGGTTGGCCAGCGCGTCTTCGTGGGCGACCGCGCCAACAGCCGCGTCGTGGCCTTCAGCAAGGGCGACTACGACGTCATCGGCACCGTGCCCGCGGGCCAGGGCGTCTTCCACATGTGGGCCGACGGCCTCGGCCGCCAGCTCTGGGTGAGCAACGACGTCGACAACACGATGACCGTGATCGACCCGCACAGCCTCACCGTGCTCGCCACCGTGCCCCTGCCCGCGGATCTCGTGGCCATGGGCGGCAAGCCGCACGACGTCGTCCTGCCCTTCTGGGGGCTCAGCGCCTACGTGACGATGCTGGGCTTCGCCGAGGGCGGCTACGTGGTCAAGTTCGACACGCACACCTTCGAGGAGACCGCGCGCGCGGCGGTCGGCGGCGACCCGCACCTGTCCGTGGCGCGGCAGCGCCCCTGGCTCTACGTGCCCTGCCAGGACACGAACGAGGTCCGCGTGCTGAACCGCTTCACGCTCGAGCAGGAGACCGCGCTGGACATCCCCGGCGCCCACGGCGCGGGCATGCGCAACGACGGCCAGTACTTCTACACCACCAACATCTCGGGCGGCGGCGACGACGCCATCTGGACGATCCGCACCCGCACGAACACCCTCGTGGGCTCGCCGGTGGACTCGCCCTACGGCGTGCCGCACAACCTCGCGCTGAGCACGAACGGGAAACAGTTCTTCCTCACCCACTCGGGCGGAGCGTCCGACAAGGTGACGGTCTACCGCACTCACGGCTCGAACCCCGTGCCCGACTACGTGGGCGAGGTCACCGTGGGGCTGAACCCCTTCGGCCTGGCCTTCGTGAAGTAA
- a CDS encoding class I SAM-dependent methyltransferase, which translates to MNQDRAALSRYDATYQAAARDADKVPWAEGRPKPLLADWLEAADVRGDGRRALVVGSGLGDDAEALAARGFTVTAFDLSPTAIAWTHERFPDSAVSYHVADLFDLPADWQGAFDLVVEIYTFQSLPPTIRPEAMDRVAALVAPGGELLVICRGREEHEPAPGPPYPLSRAELRRLEAGGLVGREAVDRLDDETPPVRRFRLLYRRG; encoded by the coding sequence ATGAATCAGGACCGCGCCGCGCTCTCCAGATACGACGCCACCTACCAGGCCGCCGCGCGCGACGCCGACAAGGTGCCCTGGGCCGAGGGACGCCCCAAGCCGCTGCTTGCCGACTGGCTGGAGGCCGCGGACGTCCGCGGCGACGGCCGCCGCGCCCTCGTGGTGGGCTCGGGCCTGGGCGACGACGCCGAAGCCCTCGCCGCCCGCGGCTTCACCGTCACGGCCTTCGACCTCTCGCCCACGGCCATCGCCTGGACTCACGAGCGCTTCCCCGACAGCGCCGTGAGCTATCACGTGGCCGACCTCTTCGACCTCCCCGCCGACTGGCAAGGCGCCTTCGACCTGGTGGTGGAGATCTACACCTTCCAGTCGCTGCCGCCGACGATCCGTCCCGAGGCCATGGACCGCGTGGCCGCGCTGGTCGCCCCCGGGGGCGAGCTGCTGGTGATCTGCCGCGGCCGCGAAGAGCACGAGCCCGCGCCGGGCCCGCCCTATCCGCTCAGCCGCGCGGAGCTGCGGCGGCTGGAGGCAGGCGGCCTTGTCGGGCGCGAGGCCGTGGATCGCCTCGATGACGAAACCCCGCCGGTACGCCGCTTCCGGCTGCTCTACCGGCGGGGTTAG
- a CDS encoding ATP-binding protein → MFVRHQGQSLLRRLQENRRFLQVMLGPRQVGKTTLARQLAEQLDLPSRYVSADEPSLKDSTWLEQQWEAGRALCRRPGEPQRPALLILDEAQKLAHWSETVKRLWDEDSATGLPLQVLVLGSSALLVQRGLSESMAGRFEVVPLSHWSYAEMRDAFGFDLPQYLRFGGYPGAASLVQDPERWTRYIRDALIEPAIGRDVLMMARVDKPALLRRVFELSCAHSGQVIAYQKMLGQLQDAGNATTIAHYLDLLGAAGLVTGLQKHAGNLPRRRGSSPKLLALNTALMTAMGGLEHFTGPGAGDAWGRLVETAVGAWLVNEGGSRDIVTRYWAGSNREVDFVIARGDAAVAIEVKSGRRRDRLPGMAALSGTHAIRRKLLVGADGIPLDVFLRTPPDAWFDSDAALP, encoded by the coding sequence ATGTTCGTCCGCCATCAAGGCCAGTCGCTGCTCCGGCGCCTACAGGAAAACAGGCGCTTTCTGCAGGTGATGCTGGGACCGCGTCAGGTGGGCAAGACCACCCTGGCCCGGCAGCTCGCCGAGCAGCTCGACCTGCCATCCCGCTACGTGTCGGCCGACGAACCCAGCCTGAAGGACTCGACCTGGCTCGAACAGCAGTGGGAAGCCGGTCGCGCGCTCTGCCGTCGCCCAGGCGAACCGCAGCGCCCGGCCCTGCTGATCCTCGACGAGGCGCAGAAACTTGCCCACTGGTCGGAAACGGTGAAGCGCCTCTGGGACGAAGACAGCGCCACCGGCCTGCCGCTCCAGGTGCTCGTCCTCGGCTCGAGCGCGCTGCTGGTGCAGCGGGGTTTGAGCGAGAGCATGGCCGGGCGCTTCGAGGTCGTCCCCCTGAGCCACTGGTCCTACGCCGAAATGCGCGACGCCTTTGGTTTCGATCTACCCCAGTACCTTCGCTTCGGCGGCTACCCGGGCGCGGCATCACTGGTCCAGGACCCGGAGCGCTGGACGCGCTACATCAGGGATGCGCTCATCGAGCCGGCCATCGGCCGAGATGTTCTCATGATGGCCCGCGTGGACAAGCCGGCGTTGCTTCGCCGCGTTTTCGAGCTCAGCTGCGCCCACTCGGGCCAGGTCATCGCGTATCAGAAGATGCTGGGACAGCTCCAGGACGCCGGCAACGCGACCACGATTGCGCACTATCTCGACCTCCTCGGGGCGGCCGGATTGGTGACTGGCCTGCAGAAACACGCCGGAAACCTGCCACGGCGCCGCGGATCGAGTCCCAAACTGCTTGCGCTCAACACCGCCCTCATGACCGCGATGGGGGGACTGGAGCACTTCACAGGTCCCGGAGCGGGCGATGCATGGGGTAGGCTCGTGGAAACCGCAGTCGGTGCGTGGCTGGTCAACGAGGGCGGGAGTCGCGACATCGTCACGCGCTACTGGGCGGGGAGCAATCGAGAGGTGGACTTCGTCATCGCCCGCGGTGATGCAGCGGTGGCCATCGAGGTGAAGAGCGGCCGCCGCAGGGACCGCCTTCCGGGCATGGCCGCCCTGAGCGGGACGCACGCCATCCGTCGCAAGCTTCTCGTGGGCGCGGACGGCATACCCCTGGACGTGTTCCTGCGAACACCTCCGGACGCCTGGTTCGACAGCGACGCGGCCTTGCCTTGA
- a CDS encoding 6-phosphofructokinase, translated as MSPSIHAIGLLTGGGDAPGLNAVIRAVVRTATRHYGWDVIGFQDGYEGLVTKQYRKLDGDDVSGLLMQGGTILGTSNTANPFAWYVGEGENRHTVDRGQEAVDVVKSLGLDALACIGGDGTLSIADGLRQLGVPVVGIPKTIDNDIEATDQTFGFDTAVSIAVEAIDRIHTTAQSHHRVMVVEVMGRNAGWLALHAGLASGGDIILIPEIPYQLESICQKILERNRTGRRFSIVVVAEGAHEAGGEKVVKRRIEDSPDPVRLGGIGHVVASQIEARLKLETRVTVLGHLLRGGTPTAFDRILASRLGAAAVHLLADGKSGEMVRLEGTTITSVPIAKIANRQRLVPPDHDLLDLGRETGVCFGD; from the coding sequence ATGTCCCCCTCGATCCACGCGATCGGCCTCCTCACCGGCGGCGGCGACGCCCCCGGCCTCAATGCGGTCATCCGCGCGGTCGTGCGCACGGCGACGCGGCACTACGGCTGGGACGTCATCGGCTTCCAGGACGGCTACGAAGGCCTGGTGACGAAGCAGTACCGCAAGCTGGACGGCGACGACGTCTCCGGCCTCCTCATGCAGGGCGGCACGATCCTCGGCACCAGCAACACGGCCAACCCCTTCGCCTGGTACGTGGGCGAGGGCGAGAACCGCCACACGGTGGACCGGGGCCAGGAGGCCGTGGACGTGGTGAAGAGCCTGGGCCTCGACGCCCTGGCCTGCATCGGCGGCGACGGCACGCTGTCCATCGCCGACGGCCTCCGCCAGCTCGGCGTGCCGGTGGTGGGCATCCCCAAGACCATCGACAACGACATCGAGGCCACGGACCAGACCTTCGGCTTCGACACGGCCGTGTCCATCGCGGTGGAGGCCATCGACCGCATCCACACGACGGCCCAGAGCCACCACCGCGTGATGGTGGTGGAGGTCATGGGCCGCAACGCCGGCTGGCTCGCGCTGCACGCGGGGCTGGCCAGCGGCGGGGACATCATCCTGATCCCGGAGATCCCCTACCAGCTGGAATCGATCTGTCAGAAGATCCTCGAGCGCAATCGCACCGGGCGGCGCTTCAGCATCGTGGTGGTGGCCGAGGGCGCCCACGAGGCCGGCGGCGAGAAGGTGGTGAAGCGGCGGATCGAGGACAGTCCCGACCCCGTGCGCCTGGGCGGCATCGGCCACGTGGTGGCGAGCCAGATCGAGGCGCGGCTCAAGCTCGAGACCCGGGTCACCGTGCTCGGCCACCTCCTGCGCGGCGGCACGCCCACGGCCTTCGACCGCATCCTCGCCTCGCGCCTCGGCGCGGCGGCCGTGCACCTGCTGGCCGACGGCAAGTCCGGCGAGATGGTGCGGCTGGAGGGGACGACCATCACCTCGGTGCCCATCGCCAAGATCGCCAATCGCCAGCGCCTGGTGCCGCCCGACCACGACCTGCTGGACCTGGGCCGCGAGACCGGCGTCTGCTTCGGCGACTGA
- a CDS encoding VOC family protein: MAHSNPVVHFEVTAKDGPASREFYAKLFGWQFQLWEGGSDYGLLAAGAEKNAIGGGIGAAPAGMKPYVTFYVMVEDLQASLDRAVHLGGAIVQPPTPIPGMGASALFTDPDGNLIGLFTPAMG, from the coding sequence ATGGCCCACAGCAATCCCGTCGTTCACTTCGAGGTGACGGCAAAGGACGGCCCCGCCTCCCGCGAGTTCTACGCCAAGCTCTTCGGCTGGCAGTTCCAGCTCTGGGAGGGGGGCTCCGACTACGGCCTGCTGGCCGCCGGGGCCGAGAAGAACGCCATCGGCGGCGGCATCGGCGCCGCGCCGGCGGGCATGAAACCCTACGTCACTTTCTACGTCATGGTGGAGGACCTGCAGGCGAGCCTCGATCGGGCCGTCCACCTCGGTGGCGCGATCGTACAGCCACCCACGCCGATCCCCGGCATGGGCGCCAGCGCTCTCTTCACCGACCCCGACGGCAATCTCATCGGCCTGTTCACGCCGGCCATGGGCTAG
- a CDS encoding serine/threonine protein kinase, whose product MKDHPELSDAQLARLRELVDEPTFTDSRYQLLGRLGRGGMGSVFRVRDSALDREVALKVLSLPGDDARLLDEARVLASLEHPGIVPVHDLGRLADGRVYYTMKRVEGLTFDAHLAAAQPGLRARVALLLRLCDALAFAHDRGVLHLDLKPANVMLGAFGEVLLMDWGLAARGGAAARPAGTAGYMAPEQARGEALDARTDVHALGVLMAGVLPDAPAPLRAVIAKARAAEREERYPSVAALSADLAAWNDDGPVSAYREGLAERLARGARRHRFVLLLLLGFVLVRLAMIFWLRH is encoded by the coding sequence GTGAAAGACCATCCGGAACTGAGCGACGCCCAGCTCGCCCGTCTGCGCGAGCTGGTGGACGAACCCACCTTCACGGATAGCCGCTACCAGCTCCTCGGCCGCCTGGGCCGCGGCGGCATGGGCTCCGTCTTCCGCGTGCGCGACAGCGCGCTGGACCGCGAGGTCGCGCTCAAGGTGCTGAGCCTGCCGGGCGACGACGCCCGCCTGCTCGACGAAGCCCGCGTCCTCGCGAGCCTCGAGCACCCGGGCATCGTGCCAGTGCACGACCTGGGACGCCTGGCCGACGGCCGCGTCTACTACACGATGAAGCGTGTCGAGGGCCTCACTTTCGACGCCCACCTTGCTGCGGCCCAGCCCGGCCTCCGTGCGCGGGTCGCCCTGTTGCTCCGCCTCTGCGACGCCCTCGCCTTCGCCCACGACCGCGGCGTGCTGCACCTGGATCTGAAGCCGGCGAACGTCATGCTCGGCGCTTTCGGCGAGGTGCTGCTCATGGACTGGGGGCTGGCCGCTCGCGGGGGCGCGGCGGCTCGTCCCGCCGGAACGGCGGGCTACATGGCCCCCGAGCAGGCGCGTGGCGAGGCGCTCGACGCCCGCACGGACGTCCACGCGCTGGGCGTGCTCATGGCCGGCGTGCTCCCCGACGCGCCGGCGCCGCTGCGCGCGGTGATCGCCAAGGCCCGCGCGGCCGAGCGGGAGGAGCGCTACCCCAGCGTCGCCGCACTGTCCGCCGACCTGGCGGCCTGGAACGACGACGGGCCTGTTTCTGCCTATCGGGAGGGCCTCGCAGAGCGCCTGGCACGCGGGGCCCGCCGGCACCGCTTCGTCCTGCTGCTCCTGCTGGGCTTCGTCCTGGTGCGTCTGGCGATGATTTTCTGGCTTCGCCACTAA